A genomic stretch from Gardnerella leopoldii includes:
- the ileS gene encoding mupirocin-resistant isoleucine--tRNA ligase — protein sequence MSESTNPAANASENTSENTSANTSANTSVNHVYPKVSVSASTQENAGAQVAPNPSFPKLEESVLQYWDANNTFRKSIEYRPSGKGSQNEFVFFDGPPFANGLPHYGHLLTGYAKDVVPRYQTMRGRKVNRVFGWDTHGLPAELEAQKELGIESVEQIEKMGIAKFNDACRASVLKYTNEWQNYVHRQARWVDFERGYKTLNIPYMESVMWAFKQLYDKGLAYKGYRVLPYCPKDQTPLSAHELRMDADVYQNRQDTTVSVAVKLRDEADAYAVFWTTTPWTVPTNFAIVVGADIDYVEVRPTEGKFAGKKFYIGKPLLGSYTKELGENYEVVRELKGAQMAGWRYYPVFPYFASESALAEGGTPGPNAFTIFTADYVDTAEGTGLVHQAPYGEDDMNTLNAHEIRSVDVLDAGCKFTSDCPDYEGLYVFDANLPILRNLRAGDGPLAQMPEDQRALLFQEKSYVHSYPHCWRCATPLIYKPVSSWFVSVTKIKKRLLELNQEINWIPGNVKDGQFGKWLSNARDWSISRNRFWGSPIPVWVSDDPKYPRVDVYGSLEELKADFGDYPRDDDGNVNMHRPYIDRLTRPNPDDPTGKSQMHRITDVLDCWFESGSMPFAQFHYPFENKEFFEEHFPCDYIVEYIGQTRGWFYTLHIMATALFDRPAYKNVICHGIVLGSDGQKMSKHLRNYPDVNGVFNEYGSDAMRWFLMSSPILRGGNLIVTADGIRDTVRQVMLPVWSSYYFFTLYANAANGGKGYDARRLRADEVAGLCNMDRYLLARTRLLVERVEKCLNEFAISDACAAVSDFIDVLTNWYIRGSRDRFWNEDETAFNTLYTVLEVFMRTIAPLAPMEAEAVWRGLTGGESVHLADWPYLVEPETLSDGEPNPKAGEVTELGAVLAHDDALVAAMDKVREVVSSALSLRKAEQLRVRQPLANLTVVAENTAAVEPYEQVLERELNVKNVTFCTLQDASEHGLKIVHELKVNARAAGPRLGKQVQFAIKSSKSGDWRVDESGAPVVQTPNGEVALVEGEYELVNRVESSDAQAAQNTASAAMPTGGFVMLDTALTSDLLAEGYARDAIRAVQDARKENGLDISDRIALTLSVPASDVAKVEQFRDLIAEETLATSFEVVEADSSATDLSVTLKRA from the coding sequence GTGAGCGAATCCACTAATCCAGCAGCAAACGCGTCCGAAAATACGTCCGAAAATACGTCCGCAAATACTTCCGCAAATACGTCCGTAAATCACGTATATCCAAAGGTAAGTGTTTCTGCATCAACGCAAGAAAACGCCGGCGCGCAAGTTGCACCAAATCCTTCCTTCCCAAAGCTTGAAGAGTCAGTTCTCCAATACTGGGATGCAAACAACACTTTCCGCAAGTCAATCGAATATCGCCCGTCCGGCAAGGGTAGCCAAAACGAGTTCGTGTTCTTCGACGGCCCTCCATTCGCAAACGGTCTTCCTCACTACGGCCACTTGCTCACAGGCTACGCAAAAGACGTCGTTCCGCGCTATCAGACTATGCGCGGCCGCAAAGTAAACCGCGTTTTTGGTTGGGATACTCACGGTCTTCCTGCAGAGTTGGAAGCGCAGAAGGAACTCGGCATCGAGTCAGTTGAGCAAATCGAAAAAATGGGAATCGCGAAGTTTAACGATGCTTGCCGTGCCAGCGTTTTAAAGTACACGAACGAGTGGCAAAACTACGTACATCGTCAGGCTCGCTGGGTTGATTTCGAGCGCGGCTACAAAACATTGAACATTCCATACATGGAATCCGTAATGTGGGCATTTAAGCAGCTTTATGATAAGGGTTTGGCTTACAAGGGTTACCGCGTGCTTCCGTACTGCCCGAAGGACCAAACTCCACTTTCAGCGCACGAGCTTCGCATGGATGCGGACGTTTACCAGAATCGTCAGGACACCACCGTTTCCGTCGCTGTTAAGCTTCGCGACGAAGCCGACGCTTACGCAGTCTTCTGGACTACTACTCCTTGGACTGTGCCAACCAACTTCGCAATCGTAGTTGGCGCAGACATCGACTACGTGGAAGTTCGCCCAACTGAAGGCAAATTCGCAGGCAAAAAGTTCTACATCGGTAAGCCTTTGCTTGGCTCCTACACTAAGGAACTTGGCGAAAATTACGAAGTTGTGCGCGAACTTAAGGGCGCGCAGATGGCTGGTTGGCGCTACTACCCAGTATTCCCATACTTTGCAAGCGAATCTGCACTCGCAGAGGGTGGCACTCCTGGTCCTAACGCTTTTACGATTTTCACTGCAGATTATGTTGACACCGCTGAAGGTACTGGCCTTGTTCACCAGGCTCCTTACGGCGAGGACGATATGAACACGCTTAACGCGCACGAAATTCGCAGCGTTGACGTGCTCGATGCAGGCTGCAAGTTTACAAGCGACTGCCCAGATTACGAAGGCTTGTACGTTTTCGACGCGAACTTGCCAATTTTGCGTAACTTGCGTGCAGGAGACGGTCCGCTTGCTCAAATGCCGGAAGATCAGCGCGCGTTGCTATTCCAAGAAAAAAGCTACGTGCACAGCTATCCTCATTGCTGGCGTTGCGCAACTCCGCTTATTTATAAGCCTGTTTCTAGCTGGTTTGTGTCTGTTACGAAGATTAAGAAGCGCTTGCTTGAGCTTAATCAGGAGATTAATTGGATTCCTGGAAACGTTAAGGACGGCCAGTTTGGTAAGTGGCTTTCTAACGCGCGCGACTGGTCGATTAGCCGTAACCGCTTCTGGGGCTCGCCAATTCCAGTGTGGGTGAGTGACGATCCAAAGTATCCTCGCGTAGACGTGTACGGCTCTTTGGAAGAACTTAAGGCTGATTTTGGCGACTATCCGCGCGACGACGACGGCAATGTGAATATGCACCGCCCGTATATCGATCGCCTTACTCGTCCAAATCCAGATGATCCTACCGGAAAGTCGCAAATGCACCGTATTACGGACGTTCTCGACTGCTGGTTTGAGTCCGGTTCCATGCCTTTCGCGCAATTCCATTATCCGTTTGAAAATAAGGAATTCTTCGAAGAGCACTTCCCATGCGATTACATCGTTGAATACATTGGTCAGACTCGCGGTTGGTTCTACACACTTCACATTATGGCTACGGCTCTATTCGACCGCCCGGCTTATAAGAACGTGATTTGCCACGGCATTGTGCTTGGTTCCGACGGCCAGAAGATGAGTAAGCATTTGCGTAATTACCCGGATGTTAACGGCGTTTTCAACGAATACGGTTCTGACGCAATGCGCTGGTTCCTCATGTCTTCACCAATTTTGCGCGGTGGCAATTTGATTGTGACTGCAGACGGCATTAGGGATACTGTTCGTCAGGTTATGCTTCCAGTTTGGAGCTCGTATTACTTCTTCACGCTGTATGCGAACGCTGCAAACGGTGGTAAGGGTTACGATGCTCGTCGCCTTCGCGCGGATGAGGTTGCAGGACTTTGCAACATGGATCGCTACTTGCTTGCTCGCACGCGTTTGCTTGTTGAGCGCGTAGAAAAGTGCTTGAACGAGTTTGCGATTAGCGATGCTTGCGCGGCAGTAAGCGATTTTATTGACGTGCTTACGAATTGGTATATTCGTGGCAGCCGTGACCGCTTCTGGAATGAAGACGAGACTGCTTTCAACACGCTTTACACTGTGTTGGAAGTGTTCATGCGCACGATTGCTCCTCTTGCTCCTATGGAAGCTGAGGCTGTGTGGCGCGGTCTTACAGGCGGCGAATCCGTGCATTTGGCTGATTGGCCTTATTTGGTTGAGCCTGAGACTCTTTCGGATGGTGAGCCAAATCCTAAGGCTGGCGAAGTCACTGAGCTTGGCGCTGTTCTTGCGCACGACGATGCTTTGGTTGCTGCTATGGATAAGGTTCGCGAGGTTGTGTCTTCTGCGCTTTCGTTGCGTAAGGCGGAACAGTTGCGTGTGCGCCAGCCGTTAGCAAACTTGACTGTTGTTGCAGAAAATACTGCCGCTGTTGAGCCTTACGAGCAGGTTCTTGAGCGTGAGCTTAACGTGAAGAATGTTACATTCTGCACGTTGCAAGATGCAAGCGAACACGGTTTGAAGATTGTTCACGAGCTTAAGGTGAACGCGCGCGCAGCTGGCCCTCGTTTGGGTAAGCAAGTGCAGTTTGCTATTAAGTCTTCTAAGAGTGGCGATTGGCGAGTTGACGAGTCTGGTGCTCCTGTTGTTCAGACTCCAAACGGCGAAGTTGCGCTTGTTGAGGGCGAGTATGAGCTTGTAAATCGCGTTGAGTCTTCGGATGCTCAAGCGGCTCAAAATACGGCTTCTGCTGCAATGCCAACTGGCGGTTTCGTTATGCTTGACACTGCTTTGACTAGCGATTTGCTTGCTGAAGGTTATGCTCGCGATGCTATTCGCGCTGTTCAAGATGCGCGCAAGGAGAACGGTTTGGATATTAGTGACCGAATCGCTTTGACTTTGAGCGTGCCAGCTTCGGACGTTGCTAAAGTTGAGCAGTTCCGTGATTTGATTGCGGAGGAGACTTTGGCTACGAGCTTCGAGGTTGTTGAGGCTGATTCTAGCGCAACTGATCTTAGCGTAACTCTTAAGCGTGCGTAG
- the murI gene encoding glutamate racemase translates to MASSAAIGVFDSGLGGISVARQLHAVLPHERIIYFGDSANAPYGIKTPEEVKKLSFAIVEHFVRLNVKAVVIACNTATSAAVNDLRAHYNIPIIGMEPALKLACDLGKGESQRVIVAATPLTLRERKFADLLQRFSQNNTIFSQPCPDLVRIVERGELNDRDVVFAALRKYFDEYDLDSIDSVVLGCTHFVFYRDYFREFLPARTNIVDGNEGTINHLRKILELNNELASDSQEGSITLTNSDTSLRMQQLAKSLC, encoded by the coding sequence ATGGCATCGTCGGCAGCAATTGGCGTTTTTGATTCGGGGCTTGGGGGAATTTCCGTAGCTCGTCAGTTGCATGCTGTTCTTCCGCATGAGCGAATTATTTATTTCGGCGATTCTGCAAACGCGCCATACGGCATTAAAACTCCTGAAGAAGTCAAAAAGCTGAGCTTTGCAATCGTCGAGCATTTTGTTCGTCTAAATGTAAAAGCTGTTGTAATTGCTTGTAATACCGCCACTTCCGCAGCTGTGAACGATTTGCGCGCGCATTACAATATACCTATCATAGGTATGGAGCCGGCGCTTAAATTAGCTTGCGATTTAGGCAAAGGTGAGTCTCAGCGCGTAATCGTAGCTGCAACTCCGCTTACTCTTCGCGAGCGCAAGTTTGCGGATTTGCTGCAACGTTTTTCGCAAAATAACACGATTTTTTCGCAGCCTTGTCCTGATTTAGTGCGTATTGTTGAGCGTGGGGAGCTTAATGATCGTGATGTAGTTTTTGCTGCTCTTCGCAAGTATTTCGACGAGTATGATTTAGACAGTATTGATTCGGTTGTGCTGGGTTGTACTCATTTTGTGTTTTATAGGGATTATTTCCGCGAGTTTTTGCCTGCGCGCACGAATATTGTTGACGGCAACGAAGGAACTATTAATCATTTGCGCAAAATATTGGAACTTAATAATGAGCTTGCAAGCGATTCTCAAGAAGGCAGCATAACTCTTACTAATTCGGATACAAGCTTGCGCATGCAGCAACTTGCGAAGAGCTTGTGCTGA
- a CDS encoding vitamin K epoxide reductase family protein, translated as MEQTNAAKEDYETTLSGWRHSAVWTYGIMLFFSAVALVTSLILSAETLALAREPNKLLSCDFNSVVSCSRVAQTWQAEIVKFGELSFPNAFFGIAAESVFVTLAVIGMIRVRVPRWFAICTWLGGLCALAYAYWLFSQSMFVIHALCPWCIVLMFSTTMQFISLTHASVSSQKLLVKRFSLVESYYRLRYDLLIDVLWVAALLTLILCQYSKVFFG; from the coding sequence ATGGAGCAAACTAACGCCGCTAAAGAAGACTATGAAACAACACTTAGCGGATGGAGGCACTCTGCAGTATGGACGTATGGCATTATGCTATTTTTCTCTGCGGTAGCACTCGTAACTTCGCTTATACTTTCTGCTGAAACCCTTGCTTTAGCACGCGAACCTAATAAGCTGCTCAGTTGCGACTTCAACAGCGTAGTATCCTGCTCTAGAGTTGCGCAAACTTGGCAGGCAGAAATTGTGAAATTTGGCGAATTAAGCTTCCCAAACGCATTCTTTGGAATTGCTGCAGAAAGCGTATTCGTAACGCTCGCAGTTATTGGAATGATTCGCGTACGTGTGCCGCGATGGTTTGCAATTTGCACTTGGCTTGGTGGATTATGCGCACTTGCCTACGCTTACTGGCTGTTTTCGCAATCTATGTTCGTAATTCACGCGTTGTGCCCGTGGTGCATTGTGCTTATGTTCTCCACAACAATGCAATTTATATCGTTGACTCACGCAAGCGTAAGTTCGCAAAAGTTGCTTGTTAAGCGTTTTAGCTTGGTTGAAAGCTACTACCGTTTGCGATACGACTTGCTCATAGACGTGCTTTGGGTTGCGGCATTGCTTACTTTGATTTTGTGCCAATATTCTAAAGTATTTTTTGGCTGA
- a CDS encoding PHP domain-containing protein: protein MTAISNNQHDASNHASDSNSSMMNFARERWDLHCHTVYSDGTATPEDLITQAKIVGLQGVAVTDHDTTAGWHDFQEAAKASNMPVLFGSEITAQDSGVFVHMLAYQYNPQNSMIVSMFELTRKRRFDRTKRMVERMSRDFPITWDDVLAQAKLGDLTTIGRPHIADALVKAGVYKTRSEAFAGPISPCSPYYIPTPSPNVREVIEAVKDAGGVVVIAHPADPTRNRVLLSDDQIISFAKAGLDGLEVYHRGNSKAQRERLLSLASKCDLLVTGGSDWHGYGKPNRLGEETTSREVVSEILLRGYKL, encoded by the coding sequence ATGACCGCAATAAGCAACAACCAACACGACGCATCAAATCATGCTAGCGATAGCAACTCCAGCATGATGAATTTTGCGCGCGAACGCTGGGATTTGCACTGTCATACTGTTTATTCAGACGGTACTGCAACTCCAGAAGATTTAATTACGCAAGCTAAAATCGTTGGTTTGCAAGGTGTTGCTGTTACTGATCACGACACAACTGCAGGATGGCATGATTTTCAAGAGGCTGCTAAGGCTTCGAATATGCCAGTATTATTTGGTTCGGAGATTACCGCGCAAGACTCAGGCGTGTTTGTGCACATGCTCGCATACCAGTACAATCCGCAAAATAGCATGATTGTGAGCATGTTTGAGCTTACTAGGAAGCGTCGTTTTGATCGCACAAAGCGTATGGTTGAACGTATGTCGCGCGATTTTCCAATTACTTGGGATGACGTTTTAGCTCAAGCTAAGCTCGGTGACTTAACTACAATCGGGCGGCCGCATATCGCTGATGCTTTAGTAAAAGCTGGCGTTTATAAAACGCGTTCTGAAGCTTTTGCTGGGCCTATTTCTCCGTGCAGCCCGTACTATATACCAACTCCTTCTCCAAATGTTCGTGAAGTTATTGAAGCTGTTAAAGATGCTGGGGGAGTTGTTGTTATTGCGCATCCTGCTGATCCTACGCGTAACCGCGTGCTTCTTTCGGACGATCAGATTATATCGTTTGCTAAAGCTGGTCTTGACGGTTTAGAAGTGTATCATCGCGGAAATTCTAAAGCGCAGCGTGAAAGACTGCTTTCTTTAGCGAGTAAGTGCGATTTGCTTGTGACGGGCGGCTCGGATTGGCATGGCTATGGTAAGCCAAATCGTTTGGGCGAAGAAACAACAAGCCGCGAAGTAGTATCGGAAATACTCTTGCGCGGCTATAAGCTTTAA